A DNA window from Pseudomonas tohonis contains the following coding sequences:
- a CDS encoding AhpA/YtjB family protein — protein MNRPTPVKPDNFFLLIYHALRQRRVPIALRIASHSLLLVALALVIYAWVMGMQFKQAMQQQADALGQSLTAQTAASATELLVSNDILSLNVLLNNLVKNPLVAHAAIYSVDNRVLAEAGSRPKQGLLGEVEGLYSTPITFQEVIAGHLRLSLDMQQFQQPMTISLQSMGLLSLILLALALSLSLRLGRHISTPLLQLRVWLRDPDDPAPGAGRQDEIGDLARQLQARLVPEKPEPEPEPEIEEAYLDEEEDFLEEDQDHAEEGFEIRNLRDDSFDGDSAEESPSRLFTPDEDDPFADLRPREEAPPAAAPAPEPEENEDDLHRSAVLAVQLGAQDQLRRLPRSRLLDLLQRYRDCLDQAAELYQGELHTLNDGSSLMLFHSADSGEDHLTHALCCGELLRALGHALQIEVADSGITLQLQLGLTLGDSLAGLGQGDLLLDDTTQSALALSQHSRNLLLVERAIADDALVRQRARVRPIASPEGACCVERLLEPYPSLLERQLAHMHDAGRH, from the coding sequence GTGAACCGGCCTACGCCCGTCAAACCCGACAACTTCTTCCTGCTGATCTACCACGCCCTGCGCCAGCGCCGTGTGCCGATCGCCTTGCGCATCGCCAGCCACAGCCTCCTGCTGGTCGCCCTGGCCCTGGTGATCTACGCCTGGGTGATGGGCATGCAGTTCAAGCAGGCGATGCAGCAGCAGGCCGACGCCCTGGGCCAGAGCCTGACCGCGCAGACCGCCGCGTCCGCCACCGAGCTGCTGGTGTCCAACGACATCCTCAGCCTCAACGTGCTGCTCAACAACCTCGTGAAGAACCCCCTGGTGGCCCATGCCGCCATCTACAGCGTGGACAACCGCGTCCTCGCCGAAGCCGGGTCGCGCCCCAAGCAGGGCCTCCTGGGCGAAGTCGAAGGCCTGTACTCCACGCCCATCACCTTCCAGGAGGTGATCGCCGGGCACCTGCGCCTGAGCCTGGACATGCAGCAATTCCAGCAGCCCATGACCATCAGCCTGCAGAGCATGGGCCTGCTCAGCCTGATCCTCCTCGCCCTGGCGCTGTCCCTCAGCCTGCGCCTCGGCCGCCACATCTCCACCCCGCTGCTGCAATTGCGGGTCTGGCTGCGGGATCCGGACGACCCCGCCCCCGGCGCCGGCCGCCAGGACGAGATCGGCGACCTCGCCCGCCAGTTGCAGGCGCGCCTGGTGCCGGAGAAGCCCGAACCTGAGCCCGAACCCGAGATCGAGGAGGCTTACCTGGACGAGGAAGAGGACTTCCTCGAAGAGGACCAGGACCACGCGGAAGAAGGCTTCGAGATCCGCAACCTGCGCGATGACAGCTTCGACGGCGACAGCGCCGAGGAAAGCCCGAGCCGCCTGTTCACCCCGGACGAGGACGACCCCTTCGCCGACCTGCGCCCGCGCGAGGAAGCACCACCCGCCGCAGCCCCGGCGCCCGAACCCGAGGAGAACGAGGACGACCTGCACCGCAGCGCCGTGCTCGCCGTGCAACTCGGCGCCCAGGACCAGTTGCGCCGCCTGCCCCGCAGCCGACTGTTGGACCTGCTGCAACGCTACCGCGACTGCCTCGACCAGGCCGCCGAGCTGTACCAGGGCGAGCTGCACACGCTCAATGACGGCAGCAGCCTGATGCTGTTCCACAGCGCCGACAGCGGCGAGGACCACCTGACCCATGCGCTCTGCTGCGGCGAGCTGCTGCGCGCGCTCGGTCATGCCCTGCAGATCGAAGTGGCCGACAGCGGAATCACCCTGCAGCTGCAACTGGGCCTGACCCTCGGCGACAGCCTCGCCGGCCTGGGCCAGGGCGACCTGCTACTGGATGACACCACCCAGAGCGCCCTGGCGCTGAGCCAGCACAGCCGCAACCTGTTGCTGGTGGAGCGCGCCATCGCCGACGACGCGCTGGTGCGTCAGCGCGCCCGCGTACGCCCCATCGCCAGCCCGGAAGGCGCCTGCTGCGTCGAGCGCCTGCTGGAGCCCTACCCCTCGCTGCTGGAACGCCAGCTGGCCCACATGCACGACGCCGGGCGCCACTGA
- a CDS encoding retropepsin-like aspartic protease family protein: MSEQAPGKRAGRVMLILAWGIAMLLATHFFGRWEDAQRNPNQVPESRRGDGYVEVRLASSRQGHYLMNGRIDGRQVTFLLDTGATAVAVPDALADELGLVPGEPITLSTANGRSNGHRTRLRELQLGEIVLADVPAIIAPGMDGDEVLLGMSALKQLEFTQRDGTLVLRQHMSP, translated from the coding sequence ATGAGCGAGCAGGCGCCGGGCAAGCGCGCGGGCAGGGTCATGCTGATCCTCGCCTGGGGCATCGCCATGCTCCTGGCCACGCATTTCTTCGGTCGCTGGGAGGACGCCCAGCGCAACCCCAACCAGGTGCCGGAGTCCCGGCGCGGCGACGGCTACGTGGAGGTGCGCCTGGCCAGCAGCCGGCAGGGGCACTACCTGATGAACGGGCGCATCGATGGCCGCCAGGTGACCTTCCTGCTGGATACCGGCGCCACCGCCGTGGCCGTTCCCGATGCCCTGGCCGACGAGCTGGGCCTGGTCCCGGGCGAGCCCATCACCCTGAGCACCGCGAATGGCCGCAGCAATGGCCATCGCACCCGGCTGCGCGAGCTGCAGCTGGGGGAGATCGTCCTCGCCGACGTGCCCGCGATCATCGCGCCCGGCATGGATGGCGACGAGGTGCTGCTCGGCATGAGCGCCCTCAAACAACTCGAATTCACCCAGCGCGACGGCACCCTGGTGCTGCGCCAACACATGTCACCGTGA
- a CDS encoding esterase-like activity of phytase family protein, giving the protein MRASVLLALLLTASPLWAAPPVEELKLSAEYPVDGVAEGNLSGIALCGKELLVVSDRVDDRLFRLVPSEGVLKAEAERFVAPPPPPSGLPWGVRVRNWAMSMVRGNELDFEGITCDAAGNRYLVSETHAAVLQVPHAGSADWLRLPESLVRQARASGMLLHFNALLEGIAVEPSGERLWLGAERERRGLMVLHRKQSTWGCSGGCVLFSEAGEDAPPPGLGRGVPMSRDFSDLAFHNGKLYTLERHAHRICRRDPSKGSVERCWSFAAEALAEPRRYDVDWGMAEGLWVDAEGAWIVLDNGDKARADGEQRPIVWRFAKPSGGWEQP; this is encoded by the coding sequence GTGAGGGCGAGTGTCCTTCTCGCCCTGCTGCTGACCGCCTCGCCTCTGTGGGCCGCCCCGCCGGTCGAGGAACTCAAGCTCAGCGCCGAGTACCCGGTGGACGGTGTCGCCGAGGGCAACCTCTCCGGCATCGCCCTCTGTGGCAAGGAGCTGCTGGTGGTCTCCGACCGGGTCGATGACCGCCTGTTCCGCCTGGTACCGTCGGAAGGCGTGCTCAAGGCCGAGGCGGAGCGCTTCGTCGCCCCGCCACCGCCACCCAGCGGCCTGCCGTGGGGCGTTCGTGTGCGCAACTGGGCGATGAGCATGGTGCGCGGCAACGAACTGGACTTCGAAGGCATCACCTGCGACGCCGCCGGCAACCGCTACCTGGTGAGCGAAACCCATGCGGCGGTGCTGCAGGTACCGCACGCCGGCAGCGCCGACTGGTTGCGCCTGCCGGAGAGCCTGGTCCGCCAGGCCCGCGCCAGCGGCATGCTGCTGCACTTCAACGCCCTGCTGGAAGGCATCGCCGTCGAACCCTCCGGCGAACGCCTGTGGCTCGGCGCCGAGCGCGAACGGCGCGGCCTGATGGTGCTGCACCGCAAGCAGTCCACCTGGGGCTGCTCCGGCGGCTGCGTGCTCTTCAGCGAAGCCGGCGAGGATGCCCCGCCGCCCGGCCTGGGTCGTGGCGTGCCGATGTCCAGGGACTTCTCCGACCTGGCCTTCCACAACGGCAAGCTGTACACCCTGGAGCGTCATGCCCACCGCATCTGCCGTCGCGACCCGAGCAAGGGCAGCGTCGAGCGTTGCTGGTCCTTCGCCGCCGAGGCACTGGCCGAGCCGCGTCGCTACGACGTCGACTGGGGCATGGCCGAAGGCCTCTGGGTCGATGCCGAGGGCGCCTGGATCGTGCTCGACAACGGCGACAAGGCCCGGGCCGATGGCGAGCAGCGACCGATCGTCTGGCGCTTCGCCAAACCGAGCGGCGGCTGGGAGCAGCCATGA
- the parC gene encoding DNA topoisomerase IV subunit A: MSESLDLSLEGVERRSLAEFTEQAYLNYSMYVIMDRALPHIGDGLKPVQRRIVYAMSELGLDADSKHKKSARTVGDVLGKFHPHGDSACYEAMVLMAQPFSYRYTLVDGQGNWGAPDDPKSFAAMRYTEARLSRYSEVLLSELGQGTADWGPNFDGTLEEPLVLPARLPNILLNGTTGIAVGMATDVPPHNLREVANACVRLLDEPKATVEQLCEHIPGPDYPTEAEIITPRADLLKIYETGRGSVRMRAVYHVEDGDIVVTALPHQVSGAKVLEQIAAMMQAKPSKAPQIADLRDESDHENPCRIVIIPTNSRVDHAALMQHLFASTDLESTYRVNINIIGLDGKPQVKDLRTLLTEWLTFRVGTVRRRLQFRLDKVEHRLHLLEGRLIAFLNLDEVIRIIRTEDQPKPVLMERFGLTEVQAEYILETRLRQLARLEEMQIRGEQEELAKEREKLLALLGSEAKLKKLVRKEILEDAEKYGDDRRSPIVERAEAKALAEHDLLPNEKVTVVLSEKGWVRSAKGHEIDATSLSYKAGDEFKAAAPGRSNQYAVFIDSTGRSYSLAAHTLPSARGQGEPLTGRLTPPPGATFECVLLPEDDALYVIASDAGYGFVVKGEDLQAKNKAGKALVSLPNGARVVPPRPLLSLEEDWLAAVTTEGRLLLFKVADLPQLAKGKGNKIIGIPGDRVASREEYLADLAVLPAGATLVLQAGKRTLSLKADDLEHYKGERGRRGNKLPRGFQRVDALLVEVQG; the protein is encoded by the coding sequence ATGAGCGAATCCCTCGATCTCAGCCTGGAAGGCGTGGAGCGTCGCTCCCTCGCCGAGTTCACCGAACAGGCTTATCTCAACTATTCCATGTACGTGATCATGGACCGCGCCCTGCCGCATATCGGCGACGGCCTCAAGCCCGTGCAGCGGCGCATCGTCTACGCCATGAGCGAGCTGGGCCTGGACGCCGACTCCAAGCACAAGAAGTCCGCGCGCACCGTGGGCGACGTGCTCGGCAAGTTCCACCCCCATGGCGACTCGGCGTGCTACGAAGCCATGGTGCTGATGGCCCAGCCCTTCAGCTACCGCTACACGCTGGTGGACGGCCAGGGCAACTGGGGTGCGCCAGACGATCCCAAGTCCTTCGCCGCCATGCGCTACACCGAGGCGCGCCTGTCGCGCTACTCCGAGGTGCTGCTCAGCGAGCTGGGCCAGGGCACCGCGGACTGGGGGCCGAACTTCGACGGCACCCTGGAAGAGCCGCTGGTGCTGCCGGCGCGCCTGCCGAACATCCTGCTCAACGGCACCACTGGCATCGCCGTGGGCATGGCCACCGACGTGCCGCCGCACAACCTGCGTGAGGTCGCCAACGCCTGCGTGCGCCTGCTCGACGAGCCCAAGGCGACCGTCGAGCAGCTCTGCGAACACATCCCGGGGCCGGACTATCCGACCGAGGCGGAGATCATCACGCCGCGCGCCGACCTGCTGAAGATCTACGAGACCGGCCGTGGCTCGGTGCGCATGCGCGCCGTGTACCACGTCGAGGACGGCGACATCGTCGTCACCGCGCTGCCGCACCAGGTTTCCGGCGCCAAGGTGCTGGAGCAGATCGCCGCGATGATGCAGGCCAAGCCTTCCAAGGCGCCGCAGATCGCCGACCTGCGCGACGAGTCGGACCACGAGAACCCCTGCCGCATCGTGATCATCCCCACCAACAGCCGCGTCGACCACGCGGCGCTGATGCAGCACCTGTTCGCCAGCACCGACCTCGAGTCCACCTACCGGGTGAACATCAACATCATCGGCCTGGACGGCAAGCCCCAGGTCAAGGACCTGCGCACCCTGCTCACCGAGTGGCTGACCTTCCGCGTCGGCACCGTGCGCCGTCGCCTGCAGTTCCGCCTGGACAAGGTCGAGCACCGCCTGCACCTGCTGGAAGGCCGGCTGATCGCCTTCCTCAACCTCGACGAGGTGATCCGCATCATCCGCACCGAGGACCAGCCCAAGCCGGTGCTGATGGAGCGCTTCGGCCTCACCGAGGTCCAGGCCGAATACATCCTCGAGACCCGCCTGCGCCAGCTGGCCCGCCTGGAAGAGATGCAGATCCGTGGCGAGCAGGAAGAGCTGGCCAAGGAGCGCGAGAAGCTGCTGGCGCTGCTGGGCAGCGAAGCCAAGCTGAAGAAGCTGGTGCGCAAGGAAATCCTCGAGGACGCCGAGAAATACGGCGATGACCGCCGCTCGCCCATCGTCGAGCGTGCCGAGGCCAAGGCGCTGGCCGAACACGACCTGCTGCCGAACGAGAAGGTCACGGTGGTGCTGTCGGAGAAGGGCTGGGTGCGTTCCGCCAAGGGCCACGAGATCGATGCCACCAGCCTTTCCTACAAGGCCGGCGACGAGTTCAAGGCCGCCGCGCCGGGGCGTTCCAACCAGTACGCGGTATTCATCGACTCCACCGGTCGCAGCTATTCGCTGGCGGCGCACACGCTGCCATCGGCCCGTGGCCAGGGCGAGCCGCTGACCGGCCGCCTGACCCCGCCGCCGGGAGCCACCTTCGAATGCGTGCTGCTGCCCGAGGACGATGCGCTTTATGTGATCGCCTCGGACGCCGGCTACGGTTTCGTGGTCAAGGGCGAGGACCTGCAGGCCAAGAACAAGGCCGGCAAGGCCCTGGTCAGCCTGCCCAATGGCGCCCGTGTCGTGCCGCCAAGGCCGCTGTTGAGCCTGGAGGAGGATTGGCTGGCGGCGGTCACCACCGAAGGGCGACTGCTGCTGTTCAAGGTGGCCGACCTGCCGCAACTGGCCAAGGGCAAGGGCAATAAGATCATCGGCATCCCCGGCGATCGCGTCGCCAGCCGCGAGGAGTACCTGGCGGACCTGGCCGTGTTGCCGGCCGGTGCCACCCTGGTGCTCCAGGCCGGCAAGCGCACCCTTTCGCTCAAGGCCGACGACCTGGAGCACTACAAGGGCGAACGGGGCCGGCGTGGCAACAAGCTGCCGCGCGGTTTCCAGCGCGTCGACGCGCTGCTGGTCGAAGTCCAGGGCTGA
- a CDS encoding metal-dependent hydrolase, producing the protein MTTLITHSLPVLAVGIALGSRVIPPWLLLAGLFFACLPDADVAAFKLGIAYADAFGHRGFSHSLLFAACCGLFGALIHRLLRCGPLKAGLFIGLATLSHSLLDAMTDGGLGVAWFWPWDMQRHFLPWRPIEVSPFIGGFFTQRGIDVLLSEARWVGLPCLLLALGGLGVRRLLAKGAAT; encoded by the coding sequence ATGACCACCCTCATCACCCATTCCCTGCCCGTCCTCGCGGTGGGCATCGCCCTGGGCAGCCGCGTCATCCCGCCATGGCTGCTGCTGGCGGGGCTGTTCTTCGCCTGCCTGCCCGACGCCGATGTCGCCGCCTTCAAGCTCGGCATCGCCTACGCCGACGCCTTCGGCCACCGGGGCTTCAGCCATTCACTGCTGTTCGCCGCCTGCTGCGGCCTGTTCGGCGCCCTGATCCATCGGCTGCTGCGCTGCGGCCCCCTGAAGGCGGGCCTGTTCATCGGCCTCGCGACCCTCAGCCACAGCCTGCTCGACGCCATGACCGATGGCGGCCTGGGCGTGGCCTGGTTCTGGCCCTGGGACATGCAGCGCCATTTCCTGCCCTGGCGCCCCATCGAGGTGTCCCCCTTCATTGGCGGCTTCTTCACCCAGCGCGGCATCGACGTGCTGCTCTCCGAAGCCCGCTGGGTCGGCCTGCCCTGCCTGCTGCTGGCACTCGGCGGCCTCGGCGTGCGGCGCCTGCTCGCCAAGGGCGCGGCCACCTGA
- a CDS encoding PqiC family protein: MKRLPLLALFTSLLGLGGCVHNAPVPMYQLDSGTAELPDQSAGMAVLLGPVSVADYLQRETLLQRQPDGSLTASTDGRWAGSLAGDIDQLLLRQLSWRLDSQRLVLAPSTPGFTPEIQVLLTISRLDSGPQRPAVLEAQWRLLDKAGQLRDSRLVRLEQPHSGTAADQVRAQSQLLQQLAEQLAGAVKPLAGQPTAAAEEPRKANAAPARSRGPTPPKIPLAAPVRTDVEVFRF; encoded by the coding sequence ATGAAACGTCTTCCTTTGTTGGCGCTGTTCACCAGCCTTCTGGGCCTGGGTGGCTGCGTTCACAATGCACCGGTACCCATGTACCAGCTCGATAGCGGCACCGCCGAACTGCCGGACCAGTCCGCCGGCATGGCCGTCCTGCTCGGGCCGGTTTCGGTTGCCGACTACCTGCAGCGCGAAACCCTGTTGCAGCGCCAGCCCGATGGCAGCCTGACCGCCTCCACCGATGGTCGCTGGGCTGGCAGCCTGGCGGGCGACATCGATCAACTGCTGCTGCGCCAATTGTCCTGGCGCCTGGACAGCCAGCGCCTGGTGCTGGCGCCGTCCACCCCCGGCTTCACCCCCGAGATCCAGGTCCTGCTGACCATCAGCCGCCTCGACTCCGGCCCCCAGCGGCCTGCCGTGCTGGAGGCCCAGTGGCGCCTGCTGGACAAGGCCGGCCAGCTGCGTGACAGCCGCCTGGTACGCCTGGAACAACCCCACAGCGGCACTGCGGCCGACCAGGTTCGCGCCCAGAGCCAACTGCTCCAGCAACTGGCCGAGCAGCTGGCGGGTGCGGTCAAGCCGCTCGCCGGCCAGCCCACGGCAGCTGCCGAGGAACCGCGCAAGGCCAACGCCGCCCCGGCGCGCTCGCGCGGACCGACGCCTCCGAAGATCCCGTTGGCCGCCCCGGTGCGTACCGATGTGGAAGTGTTCCGCTTCTGA
- a CDS encoding EAL domain-containing protein, with translation MAIEKKTIRLLILEDSQNEAERLVSLFRNSGRATRVHRLVSSDDLAEVLQQSWDLLIAAPESDNLSPGEALNAIRRQAKDIPFIQLVAENDSDLITEALALGAQDALPQGEDERLVLVANRELANLEERRSRRAAEVSLREAEKRCQLLLDSSVDAITYVHDGMHIYANRAYVEMFGYEDAEELEGMPMIDLIAGSDQSAFKDFLKNYRSGDGSAELTCSGAKVDGQSFQARMSFSPATYDGEPCIQVVIRAETASAELEEKLREISSQDLVTGLYNRNHFSELMDAAADRAVNAGQPASLAYIRVDRYSGLQADVGIAGSDLLLTDLANLLRAHFPADAQLARFGDDVFSVLQPGQTPEQAREGLNTLLKKVEGHLFDVSGRTVQMSLSIGVAGLNETTPKAQEVIDRAHRCADEITDGNEVRLYNPASELAAAANRGSLVAMVQQALENNSFRLLFQPIISLRGDNFEHYEVLLRLLSPQGEEVPPADFLGAAKDAGLAEKIDRWVILNSIKLLSEHRSKGHSTRLFVHLSGASLQDQTLLPWLSVALKAARLPSDALVFQFSEPDAIAYLKQAKALTQGLAELHCQVALCQFGCALNPFNTLKHLTIDFVKVDGSFTQDLSKAESQEALKTLLASLHSQAKLTIVPYVESASVLATLWQAGVNYIQGYYLQGPSQSMDYDFSSGDE, from the coding sequence ATGGCAATCGAAAAGAAAACCATCCGTCTGCTGATCCTGGAAGACTCGCAGAACGAAGCCGAGCGCCTGGTCAGCCTGTTTCGCAACTCCGGTCGCGCGACCCGCGTTCACCGCCTCGTCTCCAGTGACGACCTCGCCGAGGTCCTCCAGCAGAGCTGGGATCTGCTCATCGCCGCCCCCGAGAGTGACAACCTCTCCCCTGGCGAAGCCCTCAATGCCATCCGCCGCCAAGCCAAGGACATTCCGTTCATCCAGCTGGTAGCGGAGAACGATTCCGACCTGATCACCGAAGCCCTCGCCCTCGGCGCCCAGGATGCCCTGCCCCAGGGCGAGGACGAGCGCCTGGTGCTGGTGGCCAACCGCGAGCTGGCCAACCTCGAGGAACGCCGCTCCCGCCGTGCCGCCGAAGTCAGCCTGCGCGAGGCCGAGAAGCGTTGCCAGTTGCTGCTGGACAGCTCGGTGGACGCCATCACCTATGTCCACGACGGCATGCACATCTATGCCAACCGCGCCTATGTCGAGATGTTCGGCTACGAGGACGCGGAAGAACTGGAAGGCATGCCGATGATCGACCTGATCGCCGGCAGCGACCAGAGCGCGTTCAAGGACTTCCTGAAGAACTACCGCAGTGGCGACGGCAGCGCCGAACTGACCTGCTCCGGCGCCAAGGTCGACGGCCAGAGCTTCCAGGCGCGCATGAGCTTCTCGCCCGCCACCTATGACGGCGAGCCCTGCATCCAAGTGGTGATCCGCGCGGAAACCGCCAGCGCCGAGCTGGAAGAAAAGCTGCGCGAGATCAGCAGCCAGGACCTGGTCACCGGCCTCTACAACCGCAACCACTTCAGCGAGCTGATGGACGCTGCCGCCGACCGCGCGGTGAACGCCGGCCAGCCCGCCTCCCTCGCCTACATCCGCGTCGACCGCTATTCCGGCCTGCAGGCGGACGTCGGCATCGCCGGCAGCGACCTGCTGCTCACCGACTTGGCCAACCTGCTGCGCGCCCACTTCCCGGCCGATGCCCAACTGGCTCGTTTCGGCGACGACGTGTTCAGCGTGCTGCAACCCGGCCAGACGCCCGAGCAGGCCCGCGAAGGCCTGAACACCCTGCTGAAGAAAGTCGAAGGCCACCTGTTCGACGTCAGTGGCCGCACCGTACAGATGAGCCTCTCCATCGGCGTCGCCGGCCTCAACGAGACCACGCCCAAGGCCCAGGAAGTGATCGACCGCGCCCATCGCTGCGCCGACGAAATCACCGACGGCAACGAAGTGCGCCTGTACAACCCGGCCAGCGAACTGGCCGCCGCCGCCAACCGCGGCAGCCTGGTGGCCATGGTCCAGCAGGCCCTGGAGAACAACAGCTTCCGCCTGCTGTTCCAGCCGATCATCAGCCTGCGCGGCGACAACTTCGAGCATTACGAAGTCCTCCTGCGCCTGCTCAGCCCCCAGGGCGAAGAGGTGCCGCCGGCCGATTTCCTCGGCGCCGCCAAGGACGCCGGGCTGGCCGAGAAGATCGACCGCTGGGTGATCCTCAACTCCATCAAGCTGCTCTCCGAACACCGCTCGAAGGGCCACAGCACGCGCCTGTTCGTGCACCTGTCCGGCGCCAGCCTGCAGGACCAGACCCTGCTGCCGTGGCTCAGCGTCGCCCTCAAGGCCGCTCGCCTGCCGTCCGACGCGCTGGTCTTCCAGTTCAGCGAACCGGACGCCATCGCCTACCTGAAGCAGGCCAAGGCATTGACCCAGGGCCTCGCCGAGCTGCACTGCCAGGTCGCCCTGTGCCAGTTCGGCTGCGCGCTCAACCCCTTCAACACGCTCAAGCACCTGACCATCGACTTCGTGAAGGTCGACGGCTCCTTCACCCAGGACCTGAGCAAGGCCGAAAGCCAGGAAGCCCTGAAGACCCTGCTCGCCAGCCTGCACTCCCAGGCCAAGCTGACCATCGTGCCCTACGTCGAGAGCGCCAGCGTGCTGGCCACCCTCTGGCAGGCCGGGGTCAACTACATCCAGGGCTACTACCTGCAGGGCCCGAGCCAGTCGATGGACTACGACTTCTCGTCAGGCGACGAGTAA
- the serB gene encoding phosphoserine phosphatase SerB → MREIVLINITGEDRPGLTAAITGVLAQGGVNILDIGQAVIHDTLSFGILVEIPDNEQASSVLKDVLFTAYKLDQQVRFTPVSESDYQVWVGGQGKPRHMVTLLTRKVTAEQLQRVSAITAKYGLNIDHIDRLSGRMPLDMPASQGKGCIEFSVRGEPADTAALRAEFLSVAQELNVDIAFQRDSVFRRNRRLAVFDMDSTLIEAEVIDELAKAAGVGEQVSEITERAMRGELDFRASFKERLALLRGLSEDVLEEIGASLRLTEGAETLFAELKRLGYKTAILSGGFSYFAKQLQARLGIDYVFANELQIEDGKLTGVAVEPIVDAQRKADLLRELAEKEGLRLEQTIAVGDGANDLPMLALAGLGVAFRAKPLVKQSAKQAISTLGLDGILYLLGFRDRDGQD, encoded by the coding sequence TTGCGCGAAATAGTCCTGATCAACATCACCGGGGAAGACCGTCCCGGCCTTACCGCCGCGATCACCGGTGTTCTCGCACAGGGCGGGGTGAACATCCTCGACATTGGCCAGGCGGTCATCCACGACACGCTGTCCTTCGGCATCCTGGTGGAGATACCGGACAACGAGCAGGCGTCGTCCGTGCTCAAGGATGTGCTTTTCACCGCCTACAAACTGGACCAGCAGGTGCGCTTCACCCCGGTTTCCGAGAGCGACTACCAGGTCTGGGTCGGTGGCCAGGGCAAGCCCCGCCATATGGTGACCCTGCTGACCCGCAAGGTCACCGCCGAGCAGCTGCAGCGCGTCAGCGCCATCACCGCCAAGTACGGCCTGAACATCGATCACATCGACCGTCTCTCCGGGCGCATGCCGCTCGATATGCCGGCCAGCCAGGGCAAGGGCTGCATCGAGTTCTCCGTGCGCGGCGAGCCGGCCGACACGGCGGCGCTGCGGGCCGAATTCCTCAGCGTGGCCCAGGAGCTGAACGTCGACATCGCCTTCCAGCGCGACTCGGTGTTCCGCCGCAACCGCCGCCTGGCGGTGTTCGACATGGACTCCACGCTGATCGAGGCCGAGGTGATCGACGAGCTGGCCAAGGCTGCCGGCGTCGGCGAGCAGGTCTCGGAGATCACCGAGCGGGCGATGCGCGGCGAGCTGGATTTCCGTGCCAGCTTCAAGGAGCGCCTGGCGCTGCTTCGGGGCCTCTCCGAGGACGTGCTGGAAGAGATCGGTGCCTCCCTGCGCCTGACCGAGGGTGCCGAGACCTTGTTCGCCGAGCTCAAGCGCCTGGGTTACAAGACCGCCATCCTTTCCGGTGGCTTCAGCTACTTCGCCAAGCAGTTGCAGGCCAGGCTCGGCATCGACTACGTGTTCGCCAACGAGCTGCAGATCGAGGACGGCAAGCTGACCGGCGTCGCCGTCGAGCCGATCGTCGACGCCCAGCGCAAGGCCGACCTGTTGCGCGAGCTGGCGGAGAAGGAAGGGCTGCGCCTGGAGCAGACCATCGCCGTGGGCGATGGCGCCAACGACCTGCCGATGCTGGCTCTGGCCGGGCTGGGCGTCGCCTTCCGCGCCAAGCCGCTGGTCAAGCAATCGGCCAAGCAGGCCATTTCCACGCTGGGCCTGGACGGCATCCTCTACCTGCTGGGCTTCCGCGACCGCGACGGCCAGGATTGA